The Vitis vinifera cultivar Pinot Noir 40024 chromosome 12, ASM3070453v1 genome has a segment encoding these proteins:
- the LOC100254502 gene encoding BTB/POZ domain-containing protein At5g48130 → MEVASPKCSSVASSPFSSPNVSALLKIKIISWSQETGLPVSVCVRVGNRAFNLHKCPLFSKSGYFKKRLKESSELELPQDFPGGPETFEMIALFMYGSSTLIDPFNVVALRCAAEFLEMTEDHCIGNLCERFDLYLNQVVLQSWDDTLIVLQKCQKLLPWSEELLIVSRCIESLAFMACMEILDPERRRDQPVITVEALANQTWSSGTVKEIAIQDLWIKDLIALPFQFFKRIIGSLRRQGMKEKYVSPIIVFYASKWVLSKKTRQFWENSGGKNKDKDKDNDINNKVSIILQGVLDLLPMGEKASRVIPVGFYFALLSRSLEVGLRSDNKVKLQDQIVPLLHLAQVEDLLLPRCGTDSISSSIELATMERIFSNYVSANMDAKHTPSVNNCIVAELWDVYLSLVAPDPNMGPKRFMYLIEIVLVSSRQTHDHLYRAMNAFLHAHPNISQEEKGMVCKYLDCQKLSQEVCIEAVQNELMPLRLIVQALFLQQMNTHQAFKECSDSFRYAHCGEFSGSLSSSRYPNSKSQNLGESPYMDGEPGSRPLSFLLQKDPVMQRSELSKKDYESTSFRIQNLEQELMSLKRNLQWQSMSKKTEQLSNKSQSLKSYGLDGKTLSKKRNTLGQATGCIGAVNFASQRKYASRLLKVFRRITLFGRGKSKRKPGAPGLWPKSM, encoded by the exons ATGGAAGTTGCAAGCCCAAAATGTAGTTCAGTGGCCTCAAGTCCTTTCTCTTCTCCAAATGTTAGTGCCCTGCTCAAGATTAAGATCATTTCATG GAGCCAGGAGACTGGTCTGCCAGTGTCGGTCTGCGTTCGGGTTGGAAACAGGGCCTTCAATCTGCATAAG TGCCCATTGTTTTCGAAGAGTGGATACTTCAAGAAGAGACTGAAAGAATCAAGTGAGCTTGAGCTGCCACAAGACTTCCCTGGAGGGCCTGAAACCTTTGAGATGATTGCTCTGTTCATGTATGGTTCATCCACATTGATCGATCCGTTTAATGTTGTAGCCCTGAGATGTGCAGCAGAGTTCCTAGAAATGACAGAAGATCACTGCATTGGGAACTTGTGTGAGCGATTTGATCTCTATTTAAACCAAGTGGTCTTGCAAAGTTGGGATGACACCTTGATTGTTCTCCAAAAGTGCCAGAAACTGCTTCCCTGGTCTGAGGAGCTGCTGATTGTTAGCCGCTGCATTGAGTCTCTTGCTTTCATGGCCTGCATGGAAATTCTTGATCCAGAGAGGAGACGGGACCAGCCAGTAATTACAGTGGAGGCTTTGGCTAATCAAACTTGGAGCAGTGGAACAGTGAAGGAGATTGCCATCCAGGATCTGTGGATAAAAGATCTCATCGCCCTGCcattccaattcttcaaaaggATAATTGGGTCCTTGAGAAGGCaaggaatgaaagaaaaatatgtgaGCCCCATAATCGTTTTCTATGCAAGCAAATGGGTGCTCTCCAAGAAGACACGCCAGTTCTGGGAGAACTCTGGAGGGAAGAACAAGGACAAGGACAAGGACAATGACATTAATAACAAAGTTTCCATCATCctacaaggggttcttgatctGCTGCCCATGGGAGAAAAGGCTAGCAGGGTGATTCCTGTTGGATTTTATTTTGCATTGCTTTCTAGATCTCTTGAAGTTGGTTTAAGAAGCGACAATAAGGTAAAGCTACAAGATCAGATCGTACCTCTCTTACACTTGGCACAAGTGGAAGATCTTCTCCTTCCAAGATGTGGAACAGACTCCATTTCTTCCAGCATAGAGCTAGCTACAATGGAGaggatattttcaaattatgttTCGGCTAACATGGATGCAAAGCATACTCCATCAGTAAACAACTGCATTGTTGCAGAACTATGGGATGTATATCTTTCTCTAGTAGCTCCTGATCCAAACATGGGGCCTAAAAGGTTCATGTATCTCATTGAAATTGTACTAGTATCTAGCAGACAGACCCATGATCACCTCTACAGAGCAATGAACGCCTTCTTACAT GCACACCCAAATATATCCCAAGAAGAGAAAGGAATGGTGTGCAAGTACCTCGACTGCCAGAAACTATCACAAGAGGTATGCATTGAAGCAGTGCAAAATGAGTTGATGCCGCTGCGCTTGATTGTCCAGGCACTTTTCCTTCAGCAAATGAACACGCACCAAGCCTTCAAAGAATGCTCAGACTCATTTAGGTATGCACATTGTGGAGAATTCTCTGGGAGCCTCTCAAGCTCGAGGTATCCAAATTCCAAAAGCCAGAATCTGGGAGAGAGCCCATATATGGATGGGGAACCAGGCAGTAGACCCTTGAGCTTCTTGCTACAGAAGGATCCTGTAATGCAGAGATCTGAGTTGTCAAAGAAGGATTATGAATCCACAAGCTTCAGGATTCAGAACCTTGAACAAGAACTCATGTCATTGAAGAGAAACCTTCAGTGGCAGAGCATGTCAAAGAAAACAGAACAACTTTCAAACAAATCACAGAGCTTGaaatcatatggtttggatggaAAAACACTGAGTAAGAAGAGGAACACACTTGGGCAAGCGACTGGTTGCATTGGTGCTGTGAATTTTGCTTCCCAGAGAAAGTATGCCAGTAGGCTCCTGAAGGTCTTTAGGAGGATAACCCTGTttggaagaggaaaatcaaaGAGAAAGCCAGGTGCCCCTGGCCTATGGCCCAAGTCAATGTAG
- the LOC100259620 gene encoding probable serine/threonine-protein kinase WNK11: MPSASLNSSDHDTEPFVEVDPTGRYGRYSDLLGHGAVKKVYRAFDQEEGIEVAWNQVQLRNFSEDKSMVDRLHSEVKLLSTLKNESIIVLYSVWKDNEHNTLNFITEVCTSGNLRDYRKRHRHVSIKALKKWSRQVLKGLEYLHTHDPCIIHRDLNCSNIFINGNIGQVKIGDLGLAAIVGKNHLAHSVLGTPEYMAPELYEEDYTEMVDIYSFGMCLLEMVTMEIPYSECDNIAKIYKKVTSGVGPLAMNKVSDPEVKFFIEKCIAQPRARPSASELLNDPFFSELNDGDATIIDGQAIQ, encoded by the exons ATGCCATCGGCAAGTCTCAATTCATCTGATCATGACACAGAACCATTTGTTGAGGTTGATCCCACTGGTCGATATGGCCGGTACAGTGACCTGCTGGGTCATGGTGCAGTGAAGAAGGTTTATCGGGCATTTGATCAGGAGGAAGGCATTGAGGTTGCTTGGAATCAGGTCCAGTTGAGGAATTTCAGTGAAGATAAGTCAATGGTTGACCGACTTCACTCAGAGGTTAAGCTGCTGAGCACATTGAAGAATGAGAGCATAATTGTGTTGTACAGTGTTTGGAAGGACAATGAACATAACACATTGAACTTCATCACTGAGGTATGCACATCGGGGAATCTGAGGGATTATAGGAAGAGGCATCGCCATGTGTCCATTAAAGCCTTGAAAAAATGGTCAAGGCAAGTACTTAAGGGTTTGGAGTATCTCCATACTCACGACCCTTGCATCATTCACCGAGATCTCAACTGCAGTAACATCTTTATCAATGGAAACATCGGTCAG GTGAAAATTGGTGATCTGGGGTTGGCAGCCATTGTGGGGAAGAACCACTTAGCACATTCAGTACTGGGAACACCAGAGTACATGGCGCCAGAGCTGTACGAGGAGGATTACACTGAGATGGTGGACATCTACTCATTTGGAATGTGCTTGCTGGAGATGGTCACAATGGAGATTCCTTACAGTGAGTGCGACAACATTGCCAAGATATACAAAAAGGTGACAAGCGGAGTAGGGCCCTTAGCCATGAACAAGGTGTCAGACCCAGAAGTGAAGTTCTTCATTGAGAAATGCATAGCCCAGCCAAGGGCAAGACCTTCAGCCTCTGAGCTCCTCAATGACCCTTTCTTCTCTGAACTCAATGATGGAGATGCTACCATCATTGATGGACAAGCTATCCAGTGA